In one window of Silvanigrella paludirubra DNA:
- a CDS encoding GNAT family N-acetyltransferase, whose protein sequence is MQNGDVKHQIVRDLNFSFNDLEFLTNACFQTKNYLSNFPQVFKEELRDFLFLIKYNNKVASFCSLFPFSFQLNGERISAYCIGSVCTDPKLRKLGLAMKTIQLAEKKAIENAADFIFLFADNNKLYNKLNYISSGKTYLAQISSSLVNKTSLNNYRSLINKCNDIKSENLNLKIITQTNLKELLNIEKSKIWQFIVLNSPFSECILSYLEFCDILKIKNMKMYYITENQEIMGVCFYNKGDDFQNVIHSSYYKDRKYALMLIHNIFEENKEKDILFFPGAFFSNFEDIFEYVYIPSMSIKSLNEKKFPINALDNLCSKNSIFVSSLQGT, encoded by the coding sequence ATGCAGAACGGTGATGTAAAACATCAAATAGTTCGTGACCTAAACTTTAGCTTTAATGATCTTGAATTTCTAACAAACGCCTGCTTCCAAACAAAAAATTATTTAAGCAATTTTCCCCAAGTTTTTAAAGAAGAGCTTAGGGATTTTTTGTTTTTGATAAAATATAATAATAAAGTAGCTTCATTTTGTTCTTTGTTTCCTTTTTCATTTCAGCTAAATGGCGAAAGAATAAGCGCTTATTGCATTGGTAGTGTTTGTACAGATCCTAAATTAAGAAAATTAGGATTAGCAATGAAAACAATTCAATTAGCTGAAAAAAAAGCGATTGAAAATGCTGCTGATTTCATTTTTTTATTTGCTGACAACAATAAACTATATAATAAATTAAACTATATTTCTTCAGGAAAAACCTATTTAGCACAAATTAGCTCAAGTTTAGTTAATAAAACATCATTAAATAATTACAGATCACTTATAAATAAATGTAATGATATAAAATCTGAAAATTTAAATTTAAAAATAATTACACAAACTAACTTAAAAGAACTTTTAAATATAGAAAAATCGAAAATATGGCAATTTATCGTATTAAATTCTCCTTTTTCTGAGTGTATTTTATCTTATCTAGAATTTTGTGATATTTTAAAAATCAAAAATATGAAAATGTATTATATAACAGAAAATCAAGAAATAATGGGTGTTTGTTTTTATAATAAAGGAGACGATTTTCAAAATGTAATACATTCTTCCTATTATAAAGATAGAAAATATGCCTTAATGTTAATTCATAATATATTTGAAGAAAACAAAGAAAAAGATATCTTATTTTTTCCAGGAGCGTTCTTTTCAAATTTTGAAGATATTTTTGAATATGTTTACATTCCTTCTATGTCAATAAAAAGTTTAAATGAGAAAAAATTTCCTATTAATGCTCTAGATAATTTATGCAGTAAAAATTCAATATTTGTTAGTAGTTTACAAGGCACTTAA
- a CDS encoding acyl-CoA thioesterase — MEEKIENDTSIQMIVLMTPDMVNFSGKVHGGAILKLLDQVAYVCASRYAGNYVVTLSVDQVFFRHPIHVGELVSFFANINYTGKSSMEVGIKVISEDTKTRATNHVLSSYFTMVAVDEHSKSVSIPELKVTTEKQKERREAALKRKLLREQIWKK; from the coding sequence ATGGAAGAAAAAATTGAAAATGACACGTCCATCCAAATGATTGTCTTAATGACACCAGATATGGTGAATTTTTCAGGCAAAGTTCACGGTGGTGCCATATTAAAACTTCTCGATCAAGTTGCTTATGTTTGCGCATCTCGGTATGCAGGTAATTATGTAGTTACACTTTCTGTTGATCAAGTTTTTTTTAGACATCCTATTCATGTTGGAGAATTAGTATCTTTTTTTGCAAATATAAATTATACGGGCAAATCATCCATGGAAGTAGGAATTAAAGTTATCTCAGAAGATACAAAAACAAGAGCTACTAATCATGTATTATCCAGTTACTTTACCATGGTTGCTGTCGATGAGCACTCAAAATCTGTGAGTATTCCAGAATTAAAGGTAACGACAGAAAAGCAAAAAGAAAGAAGAGAGGCCGCCCTAAAAAGAAAATTACTTAGAGAACAAATATGGAAAAAATAA
- a CDS encoding S8 family serine peptidase: protein MILSNKRFLLISILTVSFVSSCGKKTNSPDIIETENEYTNQENTNQDLDKKESDKKESDKKEGDKKEGDNGINNDNKFCTDLSDEKANPLGKYQWHLLNNGNTAFSTTLPKAGEDINVNSVLKNDCLSGNKVYVAIADSGLQISHPSLAPNVDNKPNVSKTWSLNFRSNGLSPNDPSPIDGDEPDHGTMVSGIIGMRSNLGFGGSGVAPRAHLSGYNVISSGAQNFKNFLDSLGGSDASKGNDIFSMSFGMNNTRQIKEDNPTTKASVAAFKSGTTTLRNGKGALYVKAAGNGFSSMGMFSGSSCDDAKKLNLSCQNSSMNFENTLAEVITVGAINSQGVKSSYSTTGSSLWISAPGGEFGKNKEWVEKNYKTINEVMDWTKIRATAADPAIITTDVVGSKYGLSRNPDLKNKEDILKVGNPFNACEVDVNKDCNYTNSMNGTSSATPVTSGSIALILEANPNLTWRDVKYILAKTATKVDPNFNGVSINIAEGVSYQAEQGWLTNAAGFHFSNWYGFGRVNVADAVALAKNYNINLGEYIEKDWIPKIPSDFSQPVQAGDINGYESKLTVFNSNSLKIENIQIKVSLESKFIGDVALELTSPRGTKSIVWHAANAFSSNGNLVGMQIQSNAFFGEDSKGEWKLKVINTGIHKKEATFKGWQLKVTGHQ, encoded by the coding sequence ATGATTTTGTCAAATAAAAGATTTTTATTGATTTCAATTTTAACGGTATCGTTTGTTTCATCATGCGGAAAAAAAACAAATTCTCCTGATATTATAGAAACAGAAAATGAATATACAAATCAAGAAAATACGAATCAAGATTTAGATAAAAAAGAAAGCGACAAAAAAGAAAGCGATAAAAAAGAAGGCGATAAAAAAGAAGGCGATAATGGTATAAATAATGATAATAAATTTTGTACAGATTTATCTGATGAAAAAGCAAATCCATTAGGTAAATATCAGTGGCATTTATTAAATAATGGAAACACAGCTTTCTCAACAACTCTTCCTAAAGCTGGTGAAGATATAAATGTAAATTCTGTTCTTAAAAATGATTGTTTAAGTGGAAATAAAGTATATGTAGCCATAGCAGATTCTGGTCTTCAAATAAGCCATCCTTCATTAGCTCCCAATGTAGATAATAAACCAAATGTATCAAAAACATGGTCGTTAAATTTTAGAAGTAACGGCTTATCTCCAAACGATCCATCACCAATAGATGGTGATGAACCTGATCATGGGACAATGGTTTCTGGAATCATTGGGATGAGAAGTAATTTAGGATTTGGTGGTTCAGGAGTAGCGCCAAGAGCGCATTTGTCTGGATATAATGTTATAAGTAGCGGCGCTCAAAACTTTAAAAACTTTTTAGATTCCTTGGGTGGTTCTGACGCTTCAAAAGGGAATGATATTTTTAGTATGAGTTTTGGTATGAATAATACTAGACAAATTAAAGAGGATAACCCAACGACAAAAGCATCTGTAGCGGCCTTTAAATCGGGCACAACGACATTAAGAAATGGAAAAGGGGCTCTTTATGTAAAAGCAGCTGGAAACGGTTTTAGTAGTATGGGAATGTTTTCTGGTAGCTCATGTGATGATGCAAAAAAATTAAATTTATCCTGTCAAAATTCAAGTATGAATTTTGAAAATACACTGGCAGAAGTAATCACCGTGGGAGCAATAAATTCACAAGGTGTGAAATCTTCTTATTCAACAACAGGTTCATCTTTGTGGATAAGTGCTCCAGGTGGTGAATTTGGTAAAAATAAAGAATGGGTTGAAAAAAATTATAAAACAATTAATGAAGTAATGGATTGGACAAAAATTCGAGCTACAGCTGCAGATCCCGCAATTATTACAACAGATGTTGTTGGTTCAAAATATGGTTTAAGCCGTAATCCTGATCTTAAAAATAAAGAGGACATTTTAAAAGTTGGAAATCCTTTTAATGCTTGCGAAGTCGATGTAAATAAAGACTGTAATTATACAAATTCAATGAATGGAACTTCTTCGGCTACACCTGTTACTTCAGGTAGTATTGCTCTTATATTAGAAGCAAATCCAAATTTAACTTGGCGCGATGTAAAATATATTTTAGCGAAAACGGCAACAAAAGTAGATCCAAATTTTAATGGTGTTTCTATAAATATTGCTGAAGGAGTTTCATATCAGGCAGAGCAAGGTTGGCTAACAAATGCGGCTGGATTTCATTTTTCCAATTGGTACGGATTTGGAAGAGTAAATGTTGCAGATGCAGTAGCTCTTGCAAAAAATTATAATATAAATTTAGGCGAATATATTGAAAAAGATTGGATACCAAAAATACCTTCTGATTTTAGCCAACCTGTTCAAGCAGGAGATATTAATGGTTATGAATCTAAGTTAACAGTTTTTAATTCTAATTCATTAAAGATAGAAAATATTCAAATTAAAGTTTCTTTAGAAAGTAAATTTATTGGTGATGTAGCATTAGAATTAACTTCACCAAGAGGCACAAAAAGTATTGTTTGGCATGCTGCAAATGCATTTTCAAGTAATGGCAATTTAGTTGGAATGCAAATTCAATCAAATGCGTTTTTCGGTGAGGATAGTAAAGGTGAATGGAAGCTTAAAGTAATAAATACTGGTATACATAAAAAGGAAGCTACATTTAAAGGTTGGCAATTAAAAGTTACAGGACATCAATAA